The following coding sequences are from one Granulicella sp. L56 window:
- the lepB gene encoding signal peptidase I, producing MSTMASEPEETTAKQVNQTETPLESLASICTVLAIGLFVMTFIFQNYEIPSGSMEKTLLIGDHVLVDRASFAPPTKWAPFVHYRDIRRGDVIVFFKPNPETPDLFLVKRAIGIPGDRIHLHNGIVYLNGVAQDEPQAGKPADDGNPQHAFDAYRDDFPSVPPPQYEIQPLGITASWALDLPNHIQNGDLVVPPGMVFAMGDNRTESLDGRYWGFVPRQNIVGRPLFVYWSFETPADQMDKTSLGDRLGFMGHILVHFFDETRWRRTFHIIR from the coding sequence GCTTCCATTTGCACCGTTCTGGCGATCGGTCTCTTCGTCATGACATTCATCTTTCAGAACTATGAGATTCCCTCCGGTTCCATGGAGAAGACGCTGCTGATCGGCGATCATGTTCTGGTAGACCGCGCCTCCTTTGCGCCACCTACGAAATGGGCTCCTTTCGTTCACTACCGCGACATTCGCCGGGGCGACGTCATCGTCTTCTTCAAACCCAACCCTGAAACTCCGGACCTCTTTCTGGTAAAGCGGGCCATAGGCATTCCCGGAGATCGTATTCATCTCCACAACGGAATCGTCTATCTCAATGGCGTTGCGCAGGATGAGCCACAGGCAGGCAAGCCAGCCGACGACGGCAACCCGCAGCACGCTTTCGACGCCTATCGTGATGACTTCCCCTCCGTTCCTCCTCCCCAATATGAGATACAGCCGCTTGGCATCACCGCAAGCTGGGCGCTCGATCTTCCGAACCACATTCAAAACGGCGACCTTGTAGTTCCGCCGGGCATGGTCTTCGCCATGGGCGACAACCGTACCGAAAGCCTCGACGGGCGCTATTGGGGATTCGTCCCCCGGCAGAACATCGTCGGTCGTCCTCTGTTCGTCTATTGGTCGTTCGAGACCCCTGCCGACCAGATGGACAAAACCAGCCTCGGTGACCGTCTTGGCTTCATGGGCCACATTCTCGTGCATTTCTTCGATGAGACTCGCTGGCGTCGCACATTTCACATTATTCGATAA